From the Xenopus laevis strain J_2021 chromosome 7L, Xenopus_laevis_v10.1, whole genome shotgun sequence genome, the window ttgagaAAAAGGAGTAACCGCCCCTTTAGCCTTAGAGCTTTATTATGGCAATCACACTATGGAGATGGAATTTGGGGActtaatataaaatgcatttgtcCCCGGGATAAATCCTGAGTGTAATAGAGCTGAGGTTAAACAGCCCGTCACTGCCATTTATTAACAGGTCATTTGTTTACTACGAAGCGGCCTGGGGGGCTTCTCCCACCAGGAAATGATCCCATTCTCTCCCTGTACAAACACATTTATTCCTGTCCCAATGACCCACTCTTATCTCCTTCCTTTTCTCTTTCAATTATCATTTCTTTTGTCCGGGGCAGTTGGACCCACATTATGAGCTCATCGGGGCTATTCATCTCCTGGGGGACACAGTATGTTCTCACATGAGACGCAGGGATTCCAGCAGCCCCGTCCCCCTGGAGACAGAGGTTATAAAAGTTGGGGGGCTGTAAATCTCATTTAGTCTCATTTCCAGATGGTGATAAACCTAAATGAGGGCAGGGGAGGGGCGAGCGCTGTTGTACCCAGAATCTTCCAGCCCTTGCACCTGAAGCTGGGTCAGAGAAAATGCACAATAAGGGATCGTGTAGAGAAGACCCCCAAACCTTTAAGGGCTTCATATATTTACTGGGATCCAAGTTCAAACTCAACCCTTTGCTGAGACCATTCTTgtcctgcttttttttcttccagaggAGGGGTCTCCATTATAAACAATGTTACATGACTTTCACTTGGAACCCTAAAGACGTGGGTTCTCTGGTGTAATTCACCAAAACACCAATTCTCATTTGATTTACTGTATAAAACGGACTCCCAAAACAACAGGGTTGCCAATGCCTCATCCAGCGGAGCCTATGGGTCCCAATTcccaataataaaatagaaaaaccaAGGAACCCAATGAACCTCAACtactataataaatacatattgggCCACCATCAGTGGGGTACAGAGGGAACTCTACTTGGGGTCGATGTTGCAGAGGCAAGAGATCTGAAAGGGCAATTCTTGGGTCACATATGGGGCTGATCATGGGCACAAATAACATAATGGGGCGAGGCTGGAGCAGATTAGGAGTATTTGCATGGGGAATTTTAAAGCATTAGAGCCCCATTCCCCATCCAAGGGACCAGAGTGCCCAGTGGGCTAATAACAGGCCCCTGGGAGGGGACCCTGCTAAGGTGCATACCACCTTCTGTAACTGAGGTGAATAAAAGTAGTTGTTGAACGCCACCTCCTGAATGAGATGAAGGTCACtgaaacattttattgcatttggtgCCCAAATGACCAGTATCATGGTTCCTACTTGTCTCTCCTCCATAGTAAACCTAGTGGACTTCTGCGGCCAAACAGTCAGAGGGGATGGAATGATCGTTAACTCCCACAGCGAGTCGAGGAAATATTACTTTGTCTCCATGGGGACGGACTGCCGACTGACCATGCAAGCCTCCTCTCTGAAGGACAATGTTCAGTTCCAGTTCCGCTTTTTCCTGGTCTACAGCCTCCTACGCATGTCCAATACCCAAAGTGAGGCATCTGGGCCAGGAACTAACAAAACTGCCCAAGGTTCCTCAGTTCCAGAGGAAACAAAAGCAACTGGGTCAGGACAGGGAAGTCAGTATGATCCATGTAATTCTGGGTCCTACGTTCAGTTCTATGATGGAAAAGACCAGAATTCTGAGCCACTAGGGACTCCTCTATGTGGGAAGACCATCCCGAGGCCCATCCTCTCTACTGGAAACTTCCTGACCTTGCGACTTGTCACCAGAGGTCAACAGCCAAGAGTGGACTTTGTGGGCGACTTTACCTCTTTCAGAATAGGTACAGTAATGACAGTAAGAACATATGGCCTACGCTAGTGATCTTTAGCCACAAACTTTCCACTCGCCCCTTAGATCTTTCTATTAGATGTTGATGTTGTAGCCCAGCAGAAAGTAATCCTCCTGAGAATACCCAGCTGATATTCTCTACAttgtgaattaatttttttttgccttaggaGTCCTGGAGGGAGGTAAGGGAATTTAATCCCACCCAACTCCCACATATACCTAAAATCAAAGCCTTAATTCTATTTTCTTCCTACTCTTTTTCTGTAGTCAGGACTttccctgggtaagtgaatccagtcAACCCCACTACATCCTCAGGTACAGAGCTctcattctctgtacttcctgctcctgggtaGTTTCTCATGGTGGTCAGGCAGGGGTAAAGACTGACTGTTGGGAAGAGAGCAGCCCAAAAACAGGACACAGTGGTCACTTTTGGCACATTCTCTAATGCCTCTCATTTACAGGGTTCAACAGCAGTGAATGCAGATCTGAGCCGTACTTCCACTGTCACAATGGCAAGTGCATCCCGTCCAGCCTGGTCTGTGACTCTAAGAACATAGACAATTGTGGGGATGGGAGTGACCAGTCCCCTAATGCCCCAGTGAGCTGTACCCCCAGCTCTGCAGATAAGCAGGGCACCAGCAAAGGTTTGTATTCCCCGTTATCCTGCTGTTATCTCTCCTGTTTGAGTAAAAGCTCATTAACCAGGTCAAAAAAGTCTTTGTGCAGCACGGGAACCAGGGCCCAGACACTATCTATAGACATCCTATGGAATCATTCCTGAGATCCAAGTTTAACTGTGATTGGCATCTGTACCTCATGGCACTGATATTATTACCTAATGGTTCTCTGTCCAACCTATATTATTTGTAACTGAGGGTTCTCCACCAGACCCTTGTGGTTCTTTGCCAAAAACACtgatctttttcccaaacaggtCTCTGTCCAATCATTGACTTAATATCTTCTCCTTCCCTTGTAGGTGGCACTGGGACACGGAGCTTTGGAGAAGTATTGGCCACCCCTACAGTCAGCTTGAAAATGTTAGAGGAAACAACGTTGAATCTAAACTACAGTAATGCTAGGAACCACCAAGTTCTTCATCCAGATAGTGACCATCCACACGGCACAACAGGAGGTACCAGACTGATTCCATATCTCTACATTAAAGGGCCAGAAAGCCTTGTGACAGCGATCTCTAAATAGCAGCACTAGAGATGAGGGGTTGTTTGTAATAGACACAAATTGCCTTTTTACCCCAATAGAGGGAAGTAGAATAATGTACCCTCTGGTTTGGTCACTAACAGTCCATTTGCCTACTGGACCACTGGGCTAGCAGCATTCCATCAAGGGCTTTTGTAATAACATCAGATCCAGTTGGAGAGAAGCAAGTTCTTGAAGGTGGAACCTGGTGGAATTTGCCCAACTCTCTCTGCCCTGATGGAGTAAGCTCGCTCAGAGCTAGGGGTATTGCATATTAATTGCCCTGCCCCAATTTTGCATGACAACCAATCATCAATCATTTTGATCTTgctatttattaatgtattgatGTATTATTTTACAGAGAGTAAGTCGTACACCTCCCTCCTCTACCTGTATGTGATTCTGGGACTGGTGGTGGGAGTGGCTTTGCTGTTTTGGTGCTGCTGGTCCCCTGGTTGGTTCATATGGAGAATCAGCGTCTGTCGGTTCATCCCCTGCTGCAACTCCTTCTGCGCCTCTTGTCACCTCTGCACCCGCAGCTGCACCTTTAAGGAAAAGAGCCGACCTGGGAAAGTGACCCCACAGAATGCAGCCATGACTGTGCCCGTGTGAAGGGCTAATTACATGCCAGGCCCTGCTGCCAAGAACTCACCAACTTTGGTGGCCTCCAGACACTACAGCCTCACTACTGAGGAGGACCATGGTGTCTATAAAGTTCTACCTCATTGTAGCCACAGCCTAGCGAGATCCTTAACTTATTTCTGTCCCAAGAGACACACATTGTCCGACTGCAGAGAAGTGGTCGTGCCCGGGAGGCAAGGGGACAGTCAGACAATGGATGCTTCCAGCGagctttcttttgtatttatgaGCCCAAATAAATTCATTGGAAACCAGGAAGGCAACAGAATGCTGCTGAGAGAATTAGACACAATTTCTGGGGGTAAATAGCAGGGGGTGGAGGTCCCACTTCAGGGCTGTCATGGGGCAGTATAGGAACATTTCCACCCTTGAGTTAAATAGCAGCTGGAGGCTACAGGCACAGCCATGATATAAGTTCATACATGTTCTAGATGCAGACCCCTGCTTTCACTTGCTACAGATAGTTCTTCTCCATGGAGTTGGAGCGACACCCAGACATATGTGGAGCTGTAGGCAAAGATGAACAGCAAAGACTCAGAGACCACCCGTAAGCAGACCTGGCTCTACAGAAAACCATAGAATCGAATTTGCCTCTCAGGGTagtacccccaagtgcacaataaatcttttctacttgatttcaaCAACTTGTTGGAAGATtccctttatttgagtgcctgccacaGATTTATCCACGGTTGTCCCCTCCCAATGCTGAGGGCTCATGGCGGTGCAAATACTCCACTCCATGAAAACCCCCTCTACTTCATTACAACAGTACCCCCCATTGTACACCAGCAGATCTTCATAAGAAATGTTTGCTTAGTTTAATGGAACAAcaataacataaatattttgtCCCTTACACTGTACCCAAATTAGCACCATGAAGAGCAGAAGGGAACACTACATTTGAGGCACAGGGATCAATGTCATAATCGGTAGTGGAACTATATTGGAAGTAGACTCCAAAGCCGGGGGGTAATGAGGAAACGATAAGGTCCAGTGATCACCCTCCTCCAACTTAACCGTACCTATGGACCATCAGTCCTCCCAGAGATGATATTAGAGGAGTGGTGACCTTGGGCATAGAAAGAAAAGGTGGAGAGCCGCAGGTTGGACATCCTTTATGTACATATTAAAAGTATCTCAGCGTTACACAATATGTCCTTTTTAGTTTTATCAAAAAATGTTCTCTAATGGCCCTCTCCATTTTGGCTTCCAAAAaggtacactggcacacagggcaattgaaaaagcagggttaccccttgctacttttatttaagcggacgtgcgcacgtccgcttaaataaaagtagcaaggggtaaccctgctttttcaattgccctgtgtgccagtgtacctTTTTGGAAGCCTTTACCGAGGGGGTTGCCGAGCCCTCTACCCTGAGCACCGGGCGTCATTGATTACACtgaggagtgtgctctgcttcaccatCTATTTTAGCTCCTCTCCATTTTGGGGCACCAAGGCAGATGCCCTCTCCAACCTACCCTAAAACCAACCCACGCTTGCCTCTAATTTTTGTGTCCAATAGTTGGGGTTCTTTGTTTAAACTCTAGAAGAAGACACATGGACAATTGTCATCTTTGGACAACTGGATCTTCTGCCCTGCCCAATCGAAACAGCAACGAGGTGTAAGGAAATTCAGAAGTTAATATGTGTCTTTATCTAAAACAAGACGGCAACATGGTGGGGTGGTCACCAGACGGGACCCATTGCCTGGCACAGGGCCACCCTCGTTGGAAGCAGTTAGTGAAAAAGAGCTGTagaacattaacaaaaaaataactgtttattaaACTGGGGGTGGGGAGACCATGAATATAATAGTGGTATAAGAAAATTACACAGAGACACATAATGATTCACACATCTGAAAGTAGAAGTCATACACCACAGTGCACTTTATAAAGCCAACCCCTGTCTTATGGCTCATGTTCCTTATACATAATCATTTGATAAACTCCATACTTTCTGATATAAACTACAACTTTTTTTCCTGCTGCCAGAAAAGTGCCAACATTTCTTCCTGTTCCAGAAAATTCCAGAACTTCCAGTAGTCTGTATAGTGCATCCCTCTCTAGATCAGTTGGAAGTTCTAGATCTCCTCAACTGCATTTTCTAAGGACCTTCATATCTTCTGTAGTGTCCAACCCCAAAGTGGACCAGTTCCTGCCTAGTCCTTTCATTCCACCTCATATAAATCCAGTCCATTAAATCCAGCtgtattaaagggaatgtaaaaccCAAAATAAAATTCTGCCCAATGAAGGAACATGTCATTTTGTGCAACTTCTCCGTATGTATCCATTCATTGTCATGAACTAACTGTCATTTCAATTGTCCATCTGTCTGGTTGCCATTTTCTTTACTCTGGTTCTGACTAGTGAAACAATGTATCAAGAGTAACAGACCTGTCTTTCTCAGAGGAAATTGCAACCTTGTTTCAACAGCCATGAGTAGAAATAAAATGGCAGCCAGACAGTGATGGACAATtgaaatgacagttacacagaactgtAAACCAAGAATTAATGGATATTGTGGCAGTGTGCAGAATGACATGTTGTATTGGGcaacatttttggggggtttatattccctttaacttCTAGTTCAGACAGAATGagggccaggaaaggagaattttGAGATAAGAAGACACTTTTTGGACATTACTCGTTCCTTACATGTTAAGGAGGGTGGTTAGTGTCTTACTGGGCCTATACACTCCAGGATTCTTGCTCCTCTAGTAGACCAACCAGAGAAAGGCCAACTTGACCATGATTATTTCATGATGTAGAAAGTTTAGAACTTTGGTTTTAATCTGCCATTGAAATGATCTAAGTACTTCCTGGAAACAAGGTTCCTAGACTAAGACCTAACCAGGTCACAAGTGAGGCCAACTCCAGTTACCTCCACGGATCTTCTGCGGAAATTAGGACGAGACAGATGGTACGGAATGATTTTATTGTAAAACGTGATGTTGACCTGAACCCAGGGTTCAAGCACATTCGAACACGATCTGGTGGAGTTGGTTAGCTAGGTCTAAATGAATAAATACGACTGCAAGAAAAATAGCCGTGCGGCCTCCCACCCTGGTAGGAATACATGGAATCCCCTGGAGATGTTTGATCATTACAAAGAACAGCACCTAAGAGTCTTCTAGtaaacaaacacaatagaaaacaTCTACCCCCTCCCCATTAGCAACACACAAGGAAGAGCAAGGTTCACCTTCTGGcctcccaaagcaaaaggaggcaggaagtgatgtaagaGGCAACGTCGGACTTCCTGTCTaagtgtgacatcatcagcacCATGGAGCAAATAACACTGATTTCAGACCACGTGTGTGGGAgggttgtatgtatatatgtaacatAATGCTCATGCCATGGGGCCGGGGCAATATACTGAGGGTCTGTGGACAAAGGCAACTCGTGGCCATAATAAGAGTTCTGACTCTGCACTGAGACTATGGAGAACAAGCCAAGGGCACGTGGCACCAGGAAGGCGACTCCTGCGCCCCCTTCTGACCAGAGAGGTAACACACATGAGTGTCTTTCTGTTAGTTTTCTTTTGCCtatgggaattatttttttgttgatttttttgtgtttttttttttttggttaaagaatctttttaaaaacaaatatctgctTTAAATCTGATACTATTCCTTCATCCAGCTGTAAAACACATGGAAAATCTGTagacattaaaaaataataataataataattcaaaggAAATCCCGGGTGTGTAATACAGAAACGCCCAATCCAGTTCCGCCTCTCAGCTCCGCCCCTTGTAGGTTATTTGGTAGCAGCACCATTTGTGTTTGCTTTTAtgtcactgtctctttaaaaataaaaacaaaataaacaagtgTCTCTAGATTGGCCAAATGGCGCCAGCGAGGGAAAATTCGACCCTGGCCTATGAGGGGCACTCTTTGGTGTTATGCCCCGCCTCTGCGTGATGCTTCAAGTCGATTGGTTGTTGAAACTGCTGGGAAGGTCTGGCGTTTAGAATCACCAGGTTCTTGATGCATCCGCTGATTCCAGAGGAGAACTTTCCGCCAGTGAGAGTCTTTACATTGGGGGCTCCGCCTGGAGGAAAAAAAGGGGTTCACAATATGGCACCCGGAGCAAGTCATTCCTAGTGTCATTATCAGATCTATCTCAGTGGGTCTTACTGTTCctatg encodes:
- the ldlrad2.L gene encoding low-density lipoprotein receptor class A domain-containing protein 2; translated protein: MGTSTHRNLNMGTSTHRNLNMGTSTHRNRNMGTSTRSCLLSVVFVLLSFMVPAAQSLETVNLVDFCGQTVRGDGMIVNSHSESRKYYFVSMGTDCRLTMQASSLKDNVQFQFRFFLVYSLLRMSNTQSEASGPGTNKTAQGSSVPEETKATGSGQGSQYDPCNSGSYVQFYDGKDQNSEPLGTPLCGKTIPRPILSTGNFLTLRLVTRGQQPRVDFVGDFTSFRIGFNSSECRSEPYFHCHNGKCIPSSLVCDSKNIDNCGDGSDQSPNAPVSCTPSSADKQGTSKGGTGTRSFGEVLATPTVSLKMLEETTLNLNYSNARNHQVLHPDSDHPHGTTGESKSYTSLLYLYVILGLVVGVALLFWCCWSPGWFIWRISVCRFIPCCNSFCASCHLCTRSCTFKEKSRPGKVTPQNAAMTVPV